The window GTGCAGTACGGCGACGACCGCGCGTCCGCGGGGTTCGTCGTGAAGCCGATCTGGTTGTTCACGACGACGTGCACCGTGCCGCCCGTCCGGTAGCCGTGCAGCTGCGACATGTTGAGAGTCTCGGCCACGATGCCCTGCCCCGCGAACGCCGCGTCGCCGTGGAGGAGGATCGGGAGCACCTTCGCGTGCTCGCGGTGGTCGCCCAGCGACGTCTGCTTGGCGCGAACCATGCCCTCCACGACGGGGTCCACGAACTCGAGGTGGCTCGGGTTCGGCGCGAGCGCGACGCCGAGCTTCTGGCCGGCCGGCGCGAGGTGCGTCCCGACGGCGCCGAGGTGGTACTTCACGTCGCCGGAGCCCTGCACGGTTCCGGGATCGACCTGCCCCTCGAACTCCGCGAAGATCTGCCCGGCGGGCTTCCCCACCGTGTTCACGAGGACGGTCAGGCGCCCGCGGTGGGACATCCCGATGACGGCCTCGCCGAGGTCCGCCTCGGCGGCACGGTCGAGGAGGCGGTCGAGGAGCGCGATGGCGGCCTCGCCGCCCTCGAGGGAGAAGCGCTTCTGGCCCACGTACTTCGTGTGAAGGAACTTCTCGAACGCCTCCGCCTTCACGAGCGCGTTCAGGATCCGCCGCCGGTCCTCGCGTGAGAGGTTCGCGCGGTTGCGCGACCCTTCCATCCTCTCGATGAGCCACTGCTTCTGCGCGGTGTCCTGGTTGTACATGAACTCCGCGCCGATCTTTCCGCAGTACGTCTGGCGGAGGACCTCGAGGATCTCGCGCAGAGTCGCGCGGTCGCGGCCGGCGAGCCCGTTCGTGATGAACGGCCGGTCGAGATCCCACAGCGTGAAGCCGTACGTCGCGGGGTCGAGGTCCGGGTGGTACGGCACCGCGTCGACGCCGAGCGGGTTCACGTCCGCGACGAGGTGGCCGCGCACGCGGTACGCGTTGATGAGCTGGAGGACGCGCGCCTGCTTCTCGACGGCCTCGAGGCGGTTCGTTCCGCCGAAGAACGGCGAGCTTGCGTCCTTCTCCCAGCGCATGGGCCGGTGCGGGACCTTCAGGTCCTCGAAGATGCGGTCGTAGAAGCGGTCGTTGCCGAGGAGAAGGTCCTGGAGCGTCGCGACGAACCCTCCGGACTCGGCGCCCTGGATGATCCGGTGGTCGTAGGTCGACGAGACGTTCATGACCCGCGACACGCCGAGCGCCGACATGACGTCGTCCGGCATGGCCTGGAACTCGGCCGGGTAGCCCATCGCGCCCGTCGCGATGATGGCGCCCTGCCCCGGCATGAGGCGCGGCAGCGAGGACGTCGTCCCGATCGTGCCGGGGTTCGTGAGCGAGATCGTCGTGCCGGCGAACGCGTCGGGCTCGATCGCGCCCTTTCGCGCCCTGGAAACGAGCGTGTCGAAGGCCGCCAGGAACTCGCCGAACGCCATCTTCCCGGCATCCTTGATGTTCGGGACGAGGAGCGACCGCGAGCCGTCCTTCTTGGTGATGTCGATCGCGATGCCGAGGTTCACGGCGGGCTTCTTGATGCGGGCGGGCTTTCCGTCGGCCTCGCCGAACGCGTCGTTCATCCCCGGGTGCTTTTCGAGCGCGCGCACGATGGCCCACGCGACGAAGTGCGTGAAGGAGACTTTCGAGAGGCCGAGCGCCTCGCGGTGGCGGTTCAGGATCCGCCGGTTCTCCTCCATGTTCTTCACGGGGACGACGCGGTTCGTCGTGGCGGTGGGGACGCCGAGCGACGCCTCCATGTTCCGGGCGATCGTCGCGGCGCCGCCCGCGATCGGCACGGCCTGTTCGCCGGCGCGCGCGGTCACGGGAGCGGGGCGCGGGGCCGGCGCGGCGGACTGCGGCGCCGGAGGCGCGGCGGGCTCGGGCAGCAGAAGCGGCTCGGGAGCGATCGCCCGGGCCGGGACGCTCATCGCAAAGGGAACGCGGTCCTCCAGCGCCCGGAACGCCCGGCGCCAGTCCTCGTCGACGAGGGCCGGGTCGAGGCGGTAGAGGGCGTAGAGCTCCTGGGCGAACGGCGCGTTGTCGCCGAACTCCTCGAGCATGGCGTTGAGAACGAGGGCGGAGGACGAGTCGCTCATGAAGGGGTCAATTGTAGCCGCCGGGGCCGGTTCAGGCCGTGACGTCGCGCCGCGTGAAAACCGCGAACGCCGCGGCCGTCGCGGCCACGGCCCAGCCCGCAAGCACCCACGCCGAGAACGCCAGCGTCATCCCTTCGAAGGGCGCCG is drawn from Acidobacteriota bacterium and contains these coding sequences:
- a CDS encoding multifunctional oxoglutarate decarboxylase/oxoglutarate dehydrogenase thiamine pyrophosphate-binding subunit/dihydrolipoyllysine-residue succinyltransferase subunit — translated: MSDSSSALVLNAMLEEFGDNAPFAQELYALYRLDPALVDEDWRRAFRALEDRVPFAMSVPARAIAPEPLLLPEPAAPPAPQSAAPAPRPAPVTARAGEQAVPIAGGAATIARNMEASLGVPTATTNRVVPVKNMEENRRILNRHREALGLSKVSFTHFVAWAIVRALEKHPGMNDAFGEADGKPARIKKPAVNLGIAIDITKKDGSRSLLVPNIKDAGKMAFGEFLAAFDTLVSRARKGAIEPDAFAGTTISLTNPGTIGTTSSLPRLMPGQGAIIATGAMGYPAEFQAMPDDVMSALGVSRVMNVSSTYDHRIIQGAESGGFVATLQDLLLGNDRFYDRIFEDLKVPHRPMRWEKDASSPFFGGTNRLEAVEKQARVLQLINAYRVRGHLVADVNPLGVDAVPYHPDLDPATYGFTLWDLDRPFITNGLAGRDRATLREILEVLRQTYCGKIGAEFMYNQDTAQKQWLIERMEGSRNRANLSREDRRRILNALVKAEAFEKFLHTKYVGQKRFSLEGGEAAIALLDRLLDRAAEADLGEAVIGMSHRGRLTVLVNTVGKPAGQIFAEFEGQVDPGTVQGSGDVKYHLGAVGTHLAPAGQKLGVALAPNPSHLEFVDPVVEGMVRAKQTSLGDHREHAKVLPILLHGDAAFAGQGIVAETLNMSQLHGYRTGGTVHVVVNNQIGFTTNPADARSSPYCTDVAKMVQAPVFHVNGDDPEAVVHTVDVASEYRNAFRRDVVIDLVCYRRYGHNEGDEPSYTQPLMYVKIKAHTSVARLYGAALVKQGVFSQGEVDQMWAEAKTALDRAYDEARGGAKSGFDSLIATPAKRLKPKGTVRERLAEVARAVSAVPEGFEVHPKLKSILKKRSEYASGRPEIDWAGGEMLAFGMLLLDGTPVRLSGQDSGRGTFSQRHAVLADAVTGAEWTPLNTIAPEQAAFEVIDSLLSENAVMGFEFGYAVADPSTLVLWEGQFGDFANGAQVIIDQFISGSEQKWNQRCGLVLLLPHGQEGQGPEHSSARLERFLTLCAEDNMRVANVTTPAQYYHLLLRQMAGDERKPLVVMTPKSLLRHPKAVSTIDELADGAFHPVLDDPAGPSRARRVILASGKVAWDLIAAREKADKTDVAIVRLEQYYPFPGREIGAILQRYPQDAELVWVQEEPRNMGAWRFVREQFLDGKVEGLAAGRVLRYIGRRELASPAPGSHHAFAHEQEALVAEALRVGARETAAV